One segment of Corynebacterium caspium DSM 44850 DNA contains the following:
- a CDS encoding ATP-binding cassette domain-containing protein: MHNILEVRNLTVPGILHGISLALKPGEKVALIGESGAGKSITALAIMGLYPASGEILFDNRLIDPRTIRGKRISMVFQEPMTALDPLMKIGTQLKLVADDPSCIPELLADVDLDSALMQRYPHELSGGQRQRVLIAMALLNNPEVLIADEPTTALDATTERQIVELLARAAEKRHAALLLITHDITLVRNIADRIVVLKNGRLAMDDAQRLFDASQPGTPAPPENLSPTAAAAVEIKDLQYKFRDGTPALFDINLTVKEGGHLGIVGSSGSGKTTLLRLIAGLNKPTSGEIKVASPPQMIFQDPASSFDPRMPVGKALMAPGREAELLAQVGLDPAMASRYPRSFSGGQRQRLSLARVLARDPQIILADEAVSALDVSVRASIIKLLKTVTAGRTMIFVSHDLSVLRELCTDIAVMRAGRIIERGEHVWTNPQQDYTKELLADLR; this comes from the coding sequence ATGCACAATATTTTAGAGGTCCGTAATTTGACCGTGCCAGGAATTTTGCACGGCATCTCCTTGGCACTAAAACCAGGGGAAAAAGTGGCGCTGATAGGGGAATCTGGCGCCGGAAAATCAATTACTGCGCTAGCAATTATGGGTTTATACCCTGCCAGTGGGGAAATACTTTTCGATAATCGCCTCATCGATCCGCGCACTATTCGCGGAAAGCGCATTTCCATGGTTTTCCAGGAACCGATGACAGCTTTAGATCCGCTAATGAAAATCGGAACTCAGCTAAAACTGGTCGCCGATGACCCCAGCTGTATTCCAGAGCTTTTAGCTGATGTGGATCTAGATTCAGCATTAATGCAGCGCTACCCCCATGAGCTTTCTGGTGGCCAACGCCAAAGAGTCTTAATTGCTATGGCCTTATTAAATAATCCAGAAGTACTTATTGCCGATGAACCCACCACGGCTCTGGATGCCACCACGGAACGCCAAATTGTAGAACTTTTGGCCAGGGCTGCCGAAAAACGTCACGCCGCCTTGCTTTTGATCACCCATGACATCACTTTGGTGCGCAATATTGCTGATCGCATCGTGGTGCTAAAAAATGGCCGCCTTGCGATGGATGATGCCCAACGCCTTTTCGACGCCTCCCAGCCAGGCACTCCGGCACCGCCAGAAAACCTTTCCCCTACTGCTGCTGCCGCTGTTGAGATCAAAGATTTGCAATATAAATTTCGCGATGGCACCCCTGCTCTATTTGATATAAACCTCACTGTTAAAGAGGGCGGGCACCTGGGTATTGTGGGCAGTTCTGGTTCTGGCAAAACTACGCTTTTGCGTTTAATTGCGGGGCTAAATAAGCCGACTTCTGGGGAAATTAAGGTGGCTTCTCCACCGCAAATGATTTTTCAGGATCCGGCTAGTTCTTTTGATCCACGGATGCCGGTGGGTAAAGCTCTGATGGCTCCGGGGCGGGAGGCAGAATTGCTAGCTCAGGTGGGTTTGGATCCAGCGATGGCGAGTCGTTATCCGCGGTCTTTTTCTGGCGGTCAAAGGCAGCGTTTATCTTTGGCGCGAGTTTTAGCGCGAGATCCGCAAATTATTTTGGCTGATGAAGCCGTTTCGGCATTGGATGTTTCAGTGCGGGCTTCTATTATTAAGCTCTTAAAAACCGTGACGGCTGGGCGCACCATGATTTTTGTTTCTCATGATCTTTCGGTTTTGCGGGAGTTGTGCACCGATATTGCGGTGATGCGCGCGGGTCGCATTATTGAACGCGGGGAGCATGTGTGGACTAATCCGCAGCAGGATTACACCAAAGAATTACTAGCTGACCTGCGCTAA
- a CDS encoding ABC transporter permease, which yields MIFRIIARTLALLFASSVALFVLLRAIPGNPAEIALGLSATPETIAQRTQELGLDKSLWQQYWSWIFGLLQGDAGISLSSGTPIAPQLIEHGAVSLTLAGCTIIISLIAAFILGALAAQPTRLGAILSGLTQLGIAIPSFLMSILLVTIFAVHLGWLPPSGWVSPTENFPRFLARLILPVLSLSLVQTAILARYVRASLVESMAADYFRTALAMGATRTQALLRHSLRNAGIPVLTIAGIQLSAVLVGAVVVERVFVLPGLGSLLLSAVAARDLVIIQTLVLLLVVFTLVVTMIIEIITVLVDPRLRKAAK from the coding sequence ATGATTTTTCGTATAATAGCTCGCACCTTGGCACTACTTTTTGCCAGCTCAGTGGCCTTATTTGTGTTATTGCGAGCAATCCCTGGCAATCCGGCAGAAATCGCCTTGGGATTAAGCGCTACCCCGGAAACTATTGCGCAGCGCACCCAAGAATTAGGGCTAGATAAATCCTTATGGCAACAGTATTGGAGCTGGATTTTTGGGCTCTTACAAGGCGATGCCGGGATCTCTCTTAGCAGCGGCACCCCAATTGCCCCGCAACTAATAGAACATGGCGCAGTTAGTCTCACCCTTGCAGGCTGCACGATCATAATTTCGCTTATTGCCGCATTTATTTTAGGGGCCCTAGCTGCGCAACCTACCCGTTTGGGCGCAATTTTAAGTGGGCTTACACAATTGGGAATTGCCATTCCTAGCTTTTTAATGAGCATTTTATTAGTCACTATTTTTGCAGTGCATTTAGGATGGCTTCCACCTTCAGGTTGGGTAAGCCCCACTGAGAATTTTCCGCGGTTTTTAGCGCGTCTAATTTTGCCAGTGCTTTCGCTTTCTTTGGTGCAAACTGCCATTTTGGCCCGCTATGTGCGCGCCAGTTTGGTTGAAAGTATGGCCGCAGATTATTTCCGTACAGCCTTAGCGATGGGAGCAACTCGCACTCAAGCGCTACTTCGGCATAGCTTGCGCAATGCTGGTATTCCGGTGCTAACTATTGCCGGAATCCAACTTAGTGCGGTGCTAGTAGGTGCGGTGGTAGTGGAGCGAGTATTTGTATTACCAGGCTTAGGTTCTTTATTACTTAGCGCTGTTGCCGCCAGAGATCTAGTGATTATTCAAACTTTAGTTTTGCTTTTGGTGGTATTTACCTTGGTGGTCACCATGATAATTGAGATTATTACGGTGCTAGTTGATCCGCGCCTTAGGAAGGCTGCCAAATGA
- a CDS encoding LLM class flavin-dependent oxidoreductase, which yields MSLPLSLIDFCSLYPGERPRHAFQRSVATAQLAEKLGFHRIWYAEHHNMKSIASAAPAVIIAHVGAHTSTIRLGAGGVMLPNHAPYLVAEQFGTLAELYPERIDLGVGRAPGTDPTTLGHALRRNPHGADNFPTDVAELLGFLSAESPFPGIQAIPGADTHIPLYILSSSLFGATLAAKFGLPYSFASHFSPKELVEAVRHYRENFQPSQYLDSPYVIAALNITAAPTTELALQHHRETKRRWVSQMAGRGKGSLSEEELDSLMDSPTAARILARRRYTAVGDGPTIQEYLNDFAKLAQADELLLAVQSPTQTDTAQALKVIAQAWGLAKR from the coding sequence ATGTCCCTACCTTTATCCCTAATAGATTTCTGCAGTCTCTACCCTGGAGAACGCCCCCGCCACGCCTTTCAACGCTCCGTGGCCACTGCCCAATTAGCCGAAAAATTAGGGTTCCACCGGATTTGGTACGCCGAACACCATAATATGAAATCCATAGCTTCTGCTGCCCCGGCAGTAATTATTGCCCACGTGGGTGCCCATACTTCCACTATTCGGCTGGGAGCTGGCGGCGTAATGCTTCCTAACCACGCCCCTTACCTGGTAGCAGAGCAATTTGGCACCTTAGCTGAGCTCTATCCTGAACGCATAGATTTAGGGGTAGGACGAGCACCGGGAACTGATCCCACCACTTTGGGGCACGCCTTAAGACGCAACCCCCACGGTGCCGATAATTTCCCCACAGATGTCGCCGAATTATTAGGATTCCTCTCCGCAGAATCGCCTTTCCCAGGCATCCAAGCTATCCCTGGCGCCGATACCCACATACCTCTCTACATTTTGAGCTCTTCACTTTTTGGGGCAACCTTAGCCGCCAAATTTGGCCTTCCCTATAGTTTTGCTTCCCATTTTTCCCCGAAAGAACTAGTAGAAGCAGTACGACACTATCGCGAAAATTTCCAGCCCTCACAATATTTAGACTCCCCTTATGTAATTGCCGCCCTAAATATAACTGCAGCTCCCACTACAGAACTTGCCTTACAACATCACCGAGAAACCAAACGCCGGTGGGTCAGTCAAATGGCGGGGCGTGGCAAAGGAAGCCTAAGTGAAGAAGAATTAGATTCCCTGATGGATTCTCCCACCGCAGCGCGCATCTTGGCCCGGAGACGCTATACCGCAGTAGGCGATGGCCCGACGATCCAGGAATACCTCAACGATTTCGCCAAACTAGCCCAAGCAGATGAACTACTTTTAGCTGTGCAATCCCCCACCCAAACAGATACCGCCCAAGCCCTAAAAGTAATTGCCCAAGCTTGGGGTCTAGCAAAACGCTAA
- a CDS encoding ABC transporter permease, giving the protein MSKIKVGGTILGVVLALGLVSLFWLPADPLHVEPAMRLAPLSWEHPLGTDRFGRDVLARIMVGARITITVSVAAAFIAALIGTPLGILAGMRKMDWIDWLIMRGSDLLLAFPALLMAILFGAIWGPSMWSSVLAIGVAGIPGFVRVSRAGTRQIMHQDFIAAARLAGKGSMWITRNHVLPNISTVVIIQFTVALSLAILAEAGLSFLGLGTPPPHASWGTMLQAAQASLGSAPQLALWPGLAITLTVWACTLVGDGLAERKS; this is encoded by the coding sequence ATGAGCAAAATTAAAGTGGGCGGCACCATTCTTGGCGTAGTTTTAGCCCTTGGTTTGGTATCTTTATTTTGGCTGCCAGCTGATCCTTTGCATGTGGAGCCAGCTATGCGCTTAGCCCCTTTAAGCTGGGAACATCCCTTGGGCACTGACCGTTTTGGGCGGGATGTCTTAGCCCGAATCATGGTTGGGGCACGCATTACTATTACGGTGAGTGTGGCCGCTGCATTTATTGCGGCACTTATTGGAACACCCCTGGGAATTTTGGCCGGGATGCGAAAAATGGACTGGATTGATTGGCTCATTATGCGCGGCTCAGATTTATTGCTAGCCTTCCCGGCACTGCTAATGGCTATTCTTTTTGGCGCTATTTGGGGGCCTTCTATGTGGAGTTCCGTGCTAGCTATTGGGGTGGCTGGCATTCCGGGTTTTGTGCGAGTTTCTCGGGCAGGTACCCGCCAAATAATGCACCAGGATTTCATTGCCGCAGCGCGTCTTGCAGGTAAGGGATCTATGTGGATTACCCGTAATCATGTGCTTCCTAATATTTCCACCGTAGTGATTATTCAATTTACGGTGGCTTTATCTTTAGCAATTTTGGCTGAAGCCGGTTTAAGTTTCCTTGGCTTAGGCACCCCACCCCCGCATGCAAGTTGGGGAACCATGCTGCAAGCCGCCCAAGCCTCATTAGGTTCTGCCCCCCAATTAGCGCTTTGGCCAGGCTTAGCAATCACCTTAACGGTGTGGGCATGCACCTTAGTTGGCGATGGCCTGGCTGAGAGGAAATCTTAA
- a CDS encoding ABC transporter substrate-binding protein has protein sequence MRLFAAVVTALSLFALSSCTTPTSDELVVGTSGAPASLDFTTTSGAAIPQALMGNIYETLVRIDDNGELQPWLATSWEASPTSYIFHLRENVVFSNGQPFNAHTAKFSLDNVANWTNGLKSGMAPVAATTVVDTHTLKVDLHAPSQNWLWNMGTFVGAMMLPGADPNHPIGTGPYTLAEWKEGQYLSYAANPRYWGTPPAQKHAKIQYFPDAVSSTNALAAGDIQVVWYMNSPELLDRLKKFAVHVGTTNGELLLSMNNKAAPFNDPAVRQAVFHAIDRKGIRDAAFAGTGTDTGGTPIPPTDPWFDPSLGPEFDPERAREILQAAGYQTDGSDPRLKVVITAPSLPYAQSTSEIVFSQLREVGFQMELRTAEFPAVWLAQVLKSKNYQMSMISHVEARDIPHIFGNPNYYIGYDSPRVQELLKAADTAATSEESTELMKAAVRQIMLDAPALTIMNISNLVVADPRVQGINPNIVTDSLPLAGISLGAAGAAGNEPRS, from the coding sequence ATGAGATTATTTGCCGCCGTTGTTACAGCTCTAAGCCTATTTGCGCTTAGCAGCTGTACGACACCAACTAGCGATGAGTTAGTTGTCGGCACTAGTGGCGCCCCTGCGAGTTTAGATTTCACCACGACCAGTGGCGCCGCCATTCCGCAAGCACTAATGGGAAATATTTATGAAACCTTAGTGCGCATCGACGATAACGGGGAGTTGCAACCATGGCTGGCTACCAGCTGGGAGGCCTCCCCGACCTCGTATATATTTCATTTGCGCGAAAATGTGGTCTTTTCTAATGGCCAACCCTTTAATGCTCATACCGCTAAATTCTCCCTAGATAATGTGGCGAATTGGACTAACGGTTTGAAATCTGGAATGGCCCCGGTAGCAGCTACCACCGTAGTAGATACTCATACTCTAAAAGTTGATTTGCACGCGCCATCGCAAAATTGGCTTTGGAATATGGGCACCTTTGTGGGGGCTATGATGCTGCCGGGGGCAGATCCTAACCACCCAATTGGAACTGGTCCTTATACTTTGGCGGAATGGAAAGAGGGCCAATATTTAAGTTATGCCGCCAATCCCAGGTATTGGGGGACACCTCCGGCCCAAAAACACGCCAAAATTCAGTATTTTCCTGATGCGGTATCTTCAACAAATGCGCTGGCAGCAGGCGATATTCAGGTAGTTTGGTATATGAACTCCCCGGAATTACTAGATCGCCTCAAAAAATTTGCGGTACACGTAGGCACCACTAATGGCGAGCTTTTGCTTTCTATGAATAATAAGGCTGCCCCTTTTAATGATCCCGCAGTGCGCCAAGCGGTATTCCATGCCATTGATAGAAAGGGCATTAGGGATGCAGCCTTTGCCGGCACTGGAACCGATACCGGAGGAACCCCAATTCCACCTACTGATCCCTGGTTTGATCCAAGCTTAGGCCCTGAATTTGATCCCGAACGGGCGCGCGAAATTTTGCAGGCCGCTGGCTATCAAACTGATGGTTCAGATCCCCGCCTAAAAGTAGTAATTACGGCACCATCTTTGCCCTATGCCCAATCCACTTCTGAAATAGTATTTTCACAATTACGCGAGGTCGGCTTCCAGATGGAATTGCGGACAGCTGAATTTCCGGCAGTGTGGTTAGCTCAGGTTTTGAAATCCAAAAACTATCAGATGTCTATGATTTCCCATGTCGAAGCCCGCGATATTCCGCATATTTTTGGCAATCCAAACTACTATATTGGCTACGATTCCCCCCGGGTTCAAGAACTTCTCAAAGCTGCCGATACTGCCGCCACTTCCGAGGAATCCACGGAGTTAATGAAAGCAGCAGTGCGCCAAATTATGCTAGATGCCCCGGCCCTAACCATTATGAATATCTCAAATCTGGTGGTCGCTGATCCGCGCGTCCAAGGCATTAATCCAAATATAGTTACCGATTCCCTGCCCTTGGCCGGGATTTCCCTCGGTGCTGCCGGTGCTGCTGGAAATGAGCCACGCTCATGA
- a CDS encoding solute carrier family 23 protein: MRPVKSPVDTVPSPPKLFALGLQHVLAFYAGAVIVPLLIAGSLNLDTETTIHLINADLLTCGIATLIQSVGIGKYVGARLPIVQGVTTTAVAPIIAIGLGVTDGAGGVESLPTIYGAVIVAGLFTFFVTPLFTRFLRFFPPVVTGTVLLVMGTSLLAVSANDFVNYADGTPKTRDLVYGFLVILIIVLAQRFFTGFLGTLAILFGLVIGTIAALALGDASLSAVSEANYLGITTPFYFGAPQFNIGAILSLIVVMIITMVETTGDVFATGEIVRKRIRKDDVARAIRADGISTTIGGIMNSFPYTCFAQNVGLVRITGVKSRWVAAAAAGFMIILGLLPKAGAIVASIPSPVLGAASLMLFANVAWVGMQTIAKSDMADYRNSVIVTSALGLAMLITFKPELSQALPEWSRTFVSSGMSVGAITAIILNLLFFHIGRNTQQVTEGGITLAQVNEMDRESFVRTFHTLFNNEIWPLEIAWESRPFANITELREAVQVAVLTAPDAKRESLIADYPDMATLILRSDDEYRELNENTGSIGIDDLDDVQIARLNEISEAYRDRFQRPFVAYLATTDTVEHVINDGVRRLANSDEQERRATLTEIVEIANDRFDLLLSQADPVRSAWERKFTE, encoded by the coding sequence ATGAGACCAGTGAAAAGTCCCGTTGATACTGTCCCTAGTCCTCCTAAACTTTTTGCCCTGGGGCTCCAACACGTGCTGGCTTTCTACGCTGGTGCGGTAATTGTGCCCCTGCTAATTGCAGGATCTCTTAATCTTGATACTGAAACTACAATTCACCTCATCAATGCCGACCTGCTCACTTGCGGTATTGCTACCCTGATTCAGTCAGTAGGTATCGGCAAATATGTGGGTGCGCGCCTGCCAATTGTGCAAGGTGTAACTACCACCGCAGTTGCTCCCATTATTGCTATCGGCCTAGGAGTAACCGATGGTGCTGGTGGCGTAGAATCCCTGCCAACGATTTACGGTGCAGTAATCGTGGCAGGGCTTTTTACATTCTTTGTCACCCCCCTATTTACGCGCTTCCTGCGCTTTTTCCCACCAGTAGTTACTGGCACAGTATTGCTGGTTATGGGAACTTCGCTTTTGGCAGTTTCTGCAAATGACTTTGTAAACTACGCCGATGGCACCCCCAAGACCCGCGATCTAGTCTACGGTTTCTTGGTAATTTTAATTATCGTCCTAGCGCAACGCTTTTTCACCGGCTTTTTGGGCACCTTAGCCATCCTATTTGGACTGGTAATCGGCACGATTGCTGCACTTGCCCTGGGCGATGCTTCCCTAAGTGCGGTCTCTGAAGCCAATTATTTAGGGATTACCACCCCCTTCTATTTTGGGGCCCCGCAATTTAATATCGGCGCTATTTTATCTTTGATCGTGGTCATGATTATCACCATGGTGGAAACTACTGGCGATGTTTTTGCCACCGGAGAGATTGTGCGCAAACGCATTCGCAAAGATGATGTGGCCCGCGCTATCCGCGCCGACGGTATTTCCACCACCATCGGCGGCATCATGAATTCCTTCCCTTATACCTGTTTTGCCCAAAACGTAGGTTTGGTGCGCATTACTGGGGTGAAGTCTCGCTGGGTAGCTGCGGCGGCGGCCGGTTTCATGATTATCTTGGGTTTGCTGCCTAAAGCTGGCGCTATTGTGGCTTCTATTCCTTCCCCAGTATTAGGGGCGGCATCGTTAATGCTCTTTGCCAATGTGGCTTGGGTGGGGATGCAAACTATTGCGAAAAGTGATATGGCTGATTACCGCAATTCGGTAATTGTAACCAGCGCTTTGGGCCTAGCTATGTTGATTACTTTTAAGCCAGAGCTTTCCCAGGCTTTGCCTGAATGGTCTCGGACTTTTGTATCTTCTGGCATGTCTGTGGGTGCTATTACGGCCATTATTTTGAACCTGCTGTTCTTCCATATTGGGCGCAATACCCAACAAGTAACAGAAGGCGGCATTACTTTGGCCCAAGTAAATGAGATGGATCGGGAAAGTTTTGTGCGCACTTTCCACACACTTTTCAATAATGAAATTTGGCCGTTGGAAATTGCTTGGGAGTCTCGCCCCTTTGCCAATATCACCGAATTGCGCGAAGCCGTGCAGGTAGCCGTACTAACTGCCCCCGATGCCAAGCGGGAATCCCTGATTGCGGATTATCCAGATATGGCCACTTTGATTTTGCGCAGCGACGATGAGTACCGCGAACTAAATGAAAATACCGGATCCATTGGTATTGATGATCTAGACGACGTCCAGATCGCCCGCCTAAATGAAATCTCGGAAGCTTATCGCGACCGCTTCCAGCGTCCTTTCGTAGCCTATTTAGCCACTACAGATACCGTAGAGCACGTAATTAATGACGGGGTGCGCCGCTTAGCGAACTCCGATGAGCAAGAGCGACGCGCTACGCTTACAGAGATTGTTGAAATTGCTAATGATCGTTTTGATCTGCTGCTTTCGCAAGCAGATCCCGTACGATCTGCTTGGGAAAGAAAGTTCACTGAATGA
- a CDS encoding AEC family transporter: MLHVLSGFGVVIIVMAIGYALARSEILGPGARRSFALFVYTVATPALLFEKLTHTDPRTVFGAPILVAASSAILLGVVVACSMWLLYKWRPDEAIIAALGASYANAGNLGIPLAAYILGDAAVVVPVMLFQIAIYAPVSLTAIDIIQHGSGLKWAGHLRGAVGTALKNPMLLAALLGVVCASTNVAIPALISEPISLVAAACVPLALIVFGMSLYKSRPQLSVAVVVIALLKNILHPVIAGLIGAFIFGLSGQSLETVIVLAALPTAQNVYTYAVRFQVKEEFARDIGVVSTVLSVPSILGIALLLGG, encoded by the coding sequence ATGCTGCATGTGCTCAGCGGATTTGGCGTGGTCATAATAGTTATGGCCATAGGGTATGCGCTCGCCCGGAGTGAAATTTTAGGCCCCGGTGCGCGGCGCAGCTTCGCACTTTTTGTTTACACCGTGGCTACCCCAGCATTGCTTTTTGAAAAGCTCACCCATACGGATCCGCGCACTGTTTTTGGGGCCCCGATTTTGGTGGCTGCAAGTTCTGCTATTTTGCTAGGTGTAGTAGTGGCCTGCAGTATGTGGCTGCTTTATAAATGGCGCCCCGATGAAGCCATTATCGCAGCTCTGGGCGCATCCTATGCCAATGCTGGCAATTTGGGGATACCTTTAGCGGCCTATATTTTAGGCGATGCTGCCGTAGTAGTTCCGGTAATGCTATTTCAGATAGCAATATATGCCCCGGTTAGTTTGACTGCCATAGATATTATTCAGCATGGTAGTGGGCTTAAATGGGCGGGGCATTTGCGTGGGGCAGTGGGTACTGCTTTAAAAAATCCGATGCTTTTAGCTGCACTTCTCGGGGTAGTTTGTGCCAGCACTAATGTGGCTATTCCGGCATTGATATCTGAACCTATCAGTTTGGTGGCGGCGGCTTGTGTACCGCTGGCTTTAATTGTTTTTGGAATGTCTTTGTATAAATCCCGGCCGCAACTGAGTGTTGCAGTAGTGGTTATTGCTTTATTAAAAAATATTTTGCATCCAGTAATAGCTGGACTTATAGGGGCCTTTATTTTTGGGCTCAGTGGGCAGAGCTTAGAAACTGTAATCGTGCTGGCTGCTTTGCCCACTGCTCAAAATGTGTACACCTATGCGGTGCGTTTCCAGGTCAAAGAAGAATTTGCCCGCGATATTGGGGTGGTATCTACTGTTTTATCAGTGCCAAGTATTTTAGGGATTGCCCTGCTCTTAGGTGGTTAG
- the brnQ gene encoding branched-chain amino acid transport system II carrier protein — MSRTTTQVAASADTKKGSSGLSIKLLLFTTLMLFSMYFGAGNLIFPPWLAVEAGSAFKPAIIGFLLTSVALPVIALIAVGVSGNNLRDMASRGGKFFSYAFPIIAYLAIGAFYALPRTGAVSYSTAIQPLTHWTSPVAGIIFNFIFFGVSLALAYNPNEVVSRLGQWLTPMLIILLVLLMVLAVINFDSFNQNPPAEKFAEVPLAGGLLQGYFTMDAIASLAFGIIVINALRYNGVKSRAGQLRGTAIAGIGAGALLAIFYLGLAFIGHSIPNPEKYEDGAGLLSAASYLLLGTPGQIAFGAIVLLACVTTAVGLIAASSEFFNVLLPGISYRVWAIVFAIMSAVISSMGLNKVLSIAAPIIGFIYAPAIALVLLTMLAPFVKKAVNFHMTYILGIWTAAIFSGLVTLNSIGLSAIEPFISWAPLHDLELGWVVPAVVMSIVGVIIDVIRKQEARDYNVVASKAMI; from the coding sequence ATGAGCAGAACGACAACACAGGTTGCCGCATCGGCTGACACAAAAAAGGGATCCAGTGGACTCAGCATTAAACTTTTGCTCTTCACGACCTTAATGTTATTTTCCATGTACTTCGGAGCTGGAAACCTTATCTTCCCGCCCTGGCTAGCCGTCGAAGCAGGCAGTGCTTTCAAACCTGCAATTATCGGCTTTTTGCTCACCAGTGTGGCTCTTCCAGTAATTGCCTTGATAGCAGTTGGTGTTTCTGGCAATAACCTGCGCGATATGGCCTCTAGAGGCGGAAAATTCTTCTCCTATGCCTTCCCAATAATTGCTTATCTAGCCATCGGCGCTTTCTACGCCCTGCCCCGTACCGGTGCAGTTAGTTATTCCACAGCTATTCAACCCCTCACCCACTGGACTTCCCCAGTGGCTGGCATCATCTTCAACTTCATCTTCTTTGGAGTTTCCCTAGCTCTGGCTTATAACCCTAATGAAGTGGTTTCGCGCCTAGGGCAGTGGTTAACCCCCATGCTAATCATTTTGTTGGTCCTGCTAATGGTATTAGCAGTCATCAATTTTGATAGCTTCAACCAGAATCCTCCAGCTGAAAAATTTGCTGAAGTACCGCTAGCCGGTGGCCTGTTACAAGGTTATTTCACTATGGATGCCATCGCTTCCTTAGCTTTTGGCATTATCGTTATTAATGCCTTGCGCTATAACGGAGTTAAAAGCCGTGCAGGCCAACTCCGAGGTACTGCCATTGCCGGCATCGGTGCAGGGGCTTTGCTGGCTATCTTCTACTTGGGTCTAGCTTTTATTGGTCACTCCATCCCGAACCCAGAAAAATACGAAGACGGTGCCGGCCTGCTTTCTGCAGCCTCCTACCTGCTTTTGGGCACACCTGGCCAGATTGCCTTTGGAGCCATCGTGCTACTGGCTTGTGTAACCACCGCTGTTGGCTTGATCGCGGCATCGAGTGAATTCTTTAATGTGCTACTACCTGGTATTTCTTATCGAGTATGGGCCATTGTGTTCGCAATTATGTCAGCGGTTATCTCCTCCATGGGCCTAAATAAGGTGCTTTCTATTGCCGCCCCCATTATTGGTTTTATTTATGCCCCAGCCATCGCCTTGGTATTGCTAACTATGTTGGCACCATTTGTGAAAAAAGCGGTTAACTTCCACATGACCTATATTTTAGGAATCTGGACTGCTGCTATTTTCTCTGGTTTGGTAACTCTAAATTCCATTGGCCTTAGCGCCATTGAGCCCTTTATTTCTTGGGCACCGCTACATGATCTCGAACTTGGCTGGGTAGTTCCCGCCGTAGTTATGAGCATTGTCGGAGTGATTATTGACGTCATTCGCAAGCAAGAAGCTCGCGATTATAACGTTGTTGCATCGAAAGCTATGATCTAG